Proteins found in one Plasmodium knowlesi strain H genome assembly, chromosome: 12 genomic segment:
- a CDS encoding transmembrane protein 43, putative has translation MPKKILSISATALTIILLIFTIVNEYKYVTYSKELRPIIKNAIPVSCIPLEENNGKIIHINCPLQDQEIFYAPPEFSSNIYSFRGVFFEIKVEMYQWVRGYGYLGLLARGKFEDHVVRTPYNFFFFYKSRKNPEYMPAVGNVGRKYASYAKAGSYRLPTNALINFQKKKKLDLVDDGWFTESDIKPPFTLDHLNTNVYDNYLYTGDPLNPQIGDVRVSFYGSASTHATVIGVQRSRLLNTIFEIEGVEMMKQKVVLLSEDNKIMIKQTKDFIHRNYGSIRSLWFIRLITYAMVSFQIYSLLDYSRNALWKLSTSLVMSGMVLSIFPCIFWFFCDTVVFLFLFVFLFFLSVCLFFIYNNDMYSGYTEMKNYMKKAVTEPTNYTFLDVANACSDIYEDYDDVQKDKINTVFESSSDGSFYNSVDKHNLSKFDSSPAGMYH, from the exons ATGCCTAAAAAGATTTTATCTATATCTGCGACGGCACTCACGATAATACTCCTAATATTTACTATCGTCAACGAGTACAAATATGTCACGTATTCGAAAGAATTAAGACCAATAATAAAGAACGCCATACCG GTTTCTTGCATCCCTTTAGAGGAAaacaatggaaaaataatacacata AACTGCCCGCTACAAGACcaggaaatattttatgcaCCACCGGAATTTAGCAGTAACATCTACTCATTTCGAGGCGTGTTCTTCGAAATAAAAGTGGAGATGTATCAGTGGGTGAGGGGGTATGGGTACTTGGGGTTGTTAGCAAGGGGGAAATTTGAGGATCATGTAGTTAGGACtccttataattttttttttttctataaaagTAGAAAGAATCCTGAGTACATGCCGGCCGTCGGAAATGTGGGAAGAAAG TATGCTAGTTATGCAAAAGCTGGGAGCTACAGACTTCCTACAAATGCTCTGAtaaattttcaaaagaaaaaaaagttggacTTAGTGGATGATGGCTGGTTCACCGAGTCGGACATAAAACCTCCCTTTACCCTGGATCATTTAAACACGAACGTTTATGATAATTATTTGTACACTGGAGATCCTCTGAATCCACAA ATAGGGGATGTGCGCGTGTCGTTTTACGGAAGCGCGTCTACACACGCAACGGTGATCGGAGTTCAGCGGTCTCGGTTGCTGAATACGATATTTGAAATTGAAGGAGTTGAAATGATGAAGCAGAAAGTTGTCCTACTTTCTGAGGACAACAAAATAATGATCAAGCAGACTAAGGATTTTATCCACAGGAATTACGGTAGCATCAGGTCCTTGTGGTTCATAAGGCTGATTACCTACGCAATGGTGTCCTTTCAGATATATTCTCTCCTAGACTACTCGCGA AATGCCCTGTGGAAACTGAGCACAAGTCTAGTCATGTCTGGAATGGTGCTATCCATTTTCCCATGTATTTTCTGGTTTTTCTGTGACACAGTAGTATTCCTATTTCTATtcgtgtttctttttttcctgtccgtgtgcttatttttcatttacaaTAACGACATGTACAGTGGGTACACTGAAATGAAGAATTACATGAAGAAAGCTGTTACAGAGCCCACGAACTACACGTTCCTAGATGTAGCAAATGCCTGCTCCGACATATATGAAGATTATGATGATGTACAGAAAGACAAAATCAACACCGTTTTTGAATCCAGTAGCGATGGCTCTTTTTACAATTCCGTCGACAAGCATAACTTGTCCAAGTTTGATTCTTCCCCCGCCGGGATGTACCACTAG
- a CDS encoding diacylglycerol kinase, putative, with translation MKYIFLFVNPTAGGNRASMFTDFGVNDILFHKPHKCHFSIYNILEGEHGKKPGFLRLSSVTNSPPEAENKSDSVTLNLGSPLSKSSLSVEGKSDKSNRNSSNTPSQNRTNETSNNTGIGGKNKGEEGHDHSGTEKSNDLQKTGSKNSEGIAGEDENICAYVLVAGGDGTLNWFLKEAEHYDIKDDKIAVGVIPFGTGNDFAKAFGWKKMDGFFNYTFLFDILKKIVDQAFRSKIEKHDYWNVHVMLKEDGYFNKISSTTKKKETLTENEQNVKVLKLCMSNYFSIGIDSRIGRGFERHRQKSAFFNKLIYVIEGFKKILFKKNIPVNLIIDKMVTGKNYDNVIFTTSHNDSVSPSPPVLKKAMSIICVNIPSYSSGNDIWNYTHKIGLKLPKDLPLEQKKMYKDLKKKQQEVGDGVLEFVIYQSGVDLGLEFTLKGRAFRVHQGIGPWKILFKEQVCNVYFQVDGEYYLMSSPESISIDHYKKINVLKNMV, from the exons ATGAAgtatatttttctgtttgtcAATCCTACTGCGGGGGGGAATAGAGCATCTATGTTCACCGAC TTTGGAGTCAACGATATATTATTCCACAAGCCGCACAAATGCCATTTCTCCATTTACAACATTTTGGAAGGCGAGCATGGGAAGAAGCCCGGGTTCCTGCGCCTCAGTTCTGTGACCAACAGCCCACCCGAGgctgaaaataaaagtgacTCCGTGACCCTCAACTTGGGGAGCCCCCTTAGCAAAAGTAGCCTCTCCGTCGAGGGGAAAAGCGACAAGTCGAACCGCAATTCGAGTAATACCCCCAGTCAAAACCGAACAAATGAGACAAGTAACAATACGGGAATTGGTGGAAAGaacaaaggagaagaaggccaCGACCACAGTGGCACAGAAAAGAGTAACGATTTGCAAAAGACAGGTAGTAAAAACAGTGAGGGCATAGCGGGGGAGGATGAAAACATATGTGCCTACGTCCTAGTGGCAGGAGGAGATGGAACGCTAAACTGGTTTCTAAAAGAAGCAGAGCATTATGATATTAAGGACGATAAAATTGCCGTAGGAGTAATTCCCTTTGGAACGGGGAATGATTTTGCCAAAGCGTtcggatggaaaaaaatggatggcTTCTTTAACtacacctttttatttgatattttaaaaaaaattgtagatCAAGCCTTCAGGTCCAAAATTGAGAAGCATGATTACTGGAACGTACATGTAATGTTGAAGGAAGATGggtattttaataaaataagttCGACgacgaaaaagaaggaaacctTAActgaaaatgaacaaaatgtgAAGGTTCTGAAATTGTGCATGAGTAATTACTTCAGTATAGGGATAGATTCAAGGATAGGTAGAGGGTTTGAAAGGCACAGACAGAAGAGTgccttttttaataaacTTATTTATGTCATTGagggatttaaaaaaattctttttaaaaaaaatattcctgttaatttaattattgATAAAATGGTTACTGGGAAAAATTACGACAACGTTATTTTTACGACTAGCCATAATGACAGCGTATCTCCTTCACCCCCTGTACTCAAAAAAGCAATGAGTATAATATGCGTGAATATTCCTTCCTACTCCTCTGGAAATGACATATGGAATTATACGCATAAAATTGGATTAAAGTTACCGAAGGATTTGCCTTtggagcagaaaaaaatgtataaagatttaaaaaaaaaacaacaggAGGTGGGGGATGGTGTGCTGGAATTTGTCATTTATCAGTCAGGGGTAGACTTGGGGTTGGAATTCACCCTGAAAGGTAGGGCCTTTAGGGTGCACCAGGGAATTGGCCCATGGAAAATACTTTTTAAAGAGCAAGTGTGTAATGTTTATTTTCAGGTAGATGGGGAGTACTATCTCATGTCGTCTCCAGAGAGCATCTCCATAGACCATTATAAGAAGATCAATGTGTTGAAGAATATGGTGTGA